Proteins from a single region of Deltaproteobacteria bacterium:
- a CDS encoding tetratricopeptide repeat protein translates to MDPKAEKIYNLAHKQLRAGDVELAYGMASSAIRQFPESAPLLQVTALAAFQMGLNDEAIELCERAWAIDPNNYILAYNYATILLHLERATDAREWLVKSLTVNPDYAPAHANLGSVLIAFGELDEALLHLDRCIELGTGTTAEVLINRASALRDLGKIDEALQGYRNAIALDSESQIAHANYLLCLNYSQQNQATIKKEHEAWGASQSHGQPPIPMPVPAGKIKVGYVSPDFRRHSVAFFLESVLKNHDHENFEIVCVSNTQREDAVTENFKKLSHQWIDVKNLDAPSACAAIQEAGIHILVDLAAHTAHNRLDIFAQRAAPIQATWLGYPNTTGLPEMDYRIGDALTDPPGFAQHYSEQLVHLPKTFICFCPPEQYPSLDDSGSPADSPITFGSFNLLAKINHEVIRVWSQILHQVEDSKILLKSRQLASEAAKERYLKLFEQNGIDSSRVILKSHVNSFMEHLNLYREVDIGLDPFPYHGTTTTCEALLMGTPVLTLAGERHSARVGASLLSALGMGDWVSKSVSDYIEKAVNFAGADKELSRQEIRKRFLESSLCDTSGFTRDLESLFKDFVAKSTQG, encoded by the coding sequence ATGGACCCTAAAGCTGAAAAAATTTACAACTTAGCCCATAAGCAATTGCGCGCTGGGGATGTTGAGCTTGCCTACGGAATGGCTTCGAGTGCTATCCGGCAATTCCCGGAGTCAGCCCCTCTGCTCCAAGTCACAGCCCTTGCTGCATTTCAGATGGGGCTGAACGACGAAGCAATAGAGCTGTGCGAGCGCGCCTGGGCAATAGATCCCAACAATTACATTCTTGCCTATAACTATGCCACGATTTTACTCCATCTTGAGAGGGCAACCGATGCCCGCGAATGGCTTGTTAAAAGCCTCACCGTCAACCCGGACTACGCACCAGCGCATGCAAACCTTGGCTCTGTCTTAATTGCATTTGGGGAACTCGACGAAGCCCTTCTGCACCTCGACCGCTGCATTGAGCTTGGGACCGGAACAACAGCCGAGGTTTTAATCAACCGCGCAAGTGCTTTACGTGACTTAGGTAAAATCGACGAAGCTCTTCAGGGTTATCGCAATGCAATCGCCTTGGACTCCGAGTCGCAAATTGCTCATGCAAATTATCTACTTTGCTTAAATTATTCTCAGCAAAACCAGGCCACAATCAAAAAAGAGCACGAAGCCTGGGGAGCGTCCCAAAGCCACGGTCAACCTCCAATACCCATGCCTGTTCCTGCAGGTAAAATAAAAGTAGGCTATGTTTCTCCCGATTTTAGACGCCACTCGGTCGCCTTTTTCCTCGAGAGCGTCTTAAAAAATCATGACCACGAGAACTTCGAAATTGTTTGTGTTTCGAACACCCAACGCGAAGATGCTGTTACGGAAAACTTCAAAAAGTTATCCCATCAATGGATTGACGTGAAAAATTTGGACGCCCCAAGCGCATGCGCGGCGATTCAAGAAGCCGGTATCCATATCCTCGTCGATTTAGCAGCCCATACGGCTCACAACCGGCTCGATATTTTTGCCCAGCGCGCCGCCCCTATTCAAGCGACATGGCTAGGTTATCCAAATACCACTGGCTTACCTGAAATGGATTATCGAATTGGTGATGCACTGACAGATCCTCCAGGGTTTGCTCAGCACTACAGCGAACAACTTGTTCATCTGCCCAAAACATTCATCTGCTTTTGTCCACCTGAGCAATACCCAAGCTTAGACGACTCTGGCAGCCCTGCAGATTCGCCCATCACTTTTGGTTCCTTTAACCTCTTGGCGAAAATCAACCATGAAGTTATCCGTGTGTGGTCTCAAATTCTTCATCAAGTTGAAGACTCGAAAATCCTGCTGAAGTCCAGACAGCTCGCTTCCGAGGCCGCCAAAGAGCGCTACCTAAAGCTCTTTGAACAAAACGGAATCGACTCGAGCCGGGTAATTCTTAAATCTCACGTCAACTCTTTCATGGAGCATCTCAACTTATACCGGGAAGTTGATATTGGCCTTGACCCCTTTCCCTACCACGGGACCACCACAACATGTGAAGCTCTGCTTATGGGAACACCGGTTTTAACATTGGCAGGCGAGAGGCATAGCGCGCGCGTTGGCGCCAGCTTGCTTTCGGCATTAGGTATGGGCGACTGGGTATCTAAGAGTGTCAGTGATTATATTGAAAAAGCAGTAAACTTTGCCGGTG